Proteins co-encoded in one Methanobrevibacter sp. TMH8 genomic window:
- a CDS encoding right-handed parallel beta-helix repeat-containing protein translates to MINIKLKSKDGFNKSMAYMFFILIAIVGIGLTVNFSSAATVYDVNDTNTNSEIQNIINGMSDGDTLFFNDGIFENIGLIINKTINITGSSNALIKAIVDNSTLDTADISKYAIDRAAAFYFVNGSNNSDIYGLNITSMPGFDYLTNSSANSKNTLIYALRNTNNVSIHDNVLNNSAWGIYLAMSTGATTMSVYNNIVTNMADTGIINFGSGAAIINNNTISNVGRHGIDIRHGSSANSVVSNNIITNASEGIYTMHSGGHIFLNNTIINTTLSAITAYGAFDVLIQNNTMKNGIIGILLSSSYSNITLIGNNFTYTSKSTSPNFGYNLVTSDSANSNSNVDGTYSDSSQTPANISIKSSYEKTTITNGQTVMYTVSVANTGKGAGSNISIANILPVGVNPNSVIVSKGTFSNGTWTIDSLSSNSNAILVFSAKPSKSGTFTNTINATYNDNLNKGNYWVDISGVKTTLKVNKDIKLSSSNLLSANKVKKAKYFYITTQIKNTGLDNSSTITSKIATTKGLKIAAVSKSSYASYNKNSKTWTIKKVPSKKTITLKMKVQATKKGTQKVKITNNGKSEIKSVKVV, encoded by the coding sequence GTGATTAATATTAAATTAAAGAGTAAAGATGGATTTAATAAAAGTATGGCTTATATGTTTTTCATCTTAATAGCAATTGTAGGAATTGGTTTAACTGTTAATTTTTCTTCTGCTGCCACTGTTTATGATGTAAATGATACCAATACAAATAGTGAGATACAAAACATTATAAATGGAATGTCAGATGGAGATACATTGTTTTTTAATGATGGAATATTTGAAAATATAGGATTAATCATCAATAAAACTATAAATATAACCGGTAGTTCAAATGCTCTTATAAAAGCAATTGTAGATAATTCAACTTTGGACACTGCCGATATATCTAAATATGCTATAGATAGGGCAGCTGCATTTTATTTTGTAAATGGTTCTAATAATAGTGATATATATGGATTAAATATTACTAGTATGCCAGGATTTGATTATTTAACTAATTCTTCTGCAAATTCCAAAAACACATTAATTTATGCATTGCGTAATACAAACAATGTTAGTATTCATGATAATGTTTTAAATAATTCTGCATGGGGTATTTACTTAGCAATGAGTACTGGTGCAACTACAATGTCTGTTTATAATAATATTGTTACTAATATGGCAGATACTGGAATAATCAACTTTGGTTCTGGTGCAGCAATTATTAATAATAATACAATATCTAATGTTGGAAGACATGGTATTGATATAAGACATGGAAGTAGTGCTAATTCAGTAGTATCTAATAATATAATAACTAATGCTAGCGAAGGTATTTATACTATGCATTCTGGTGGGCATATTTTTTTAAATAATACTATAATAAACACTACTTTAAGTGCTATTACTGCTTATGGTGCTTTTGATGTTTTAATTCAAAATAATACTATGAAAAATGGAATTATTGGTATTCTTTTATCAAGTAGTTACAGCAACATAACTTTAATAGGTAATAATTTCACATACACTTCAAAATCAACTTCACCTAACTTTGGATATAACTTAGTAACTTCAGATTCTGCTAATTCAAATTCTAATGTTGATGGAACATATTCTGATAGTTCACAAACCCCTGCAAATATTTCAATCAAATCTTCCTATGAAAAAACTACAATAACCAATGGACAAACTGTAATGTATACTGTATCAGTAGCTAATACAGGAAAAGGAGCTGGAAGCAATATTAGTATAGCTAATATTTTACCAGTAGGTGTAAATCCAAATTCTGTAATAGTATCTAAAGGTACTTTCTCAAATGGAACATGGACAATTGATTCATTATCTAGTAATAGTAATGCTATTTTAGTCTTTTCTGCAAAACCTTCAAAATCAGGAACATTTACTAATACAATCAATGCAACTTACAATGATAATTTAAACAAAGGTAATTATTGGGTAGATATTAGTGGAGTCAAAACTACTTTAAAAGTAAATAAAGATATTAAATTATCTAGTAGTAATTTATTAAGTGCAAATAAAGTCAAAAAAGCTAAATATTTCTATATAACAACACAAATTAAAAATACTGGATTAGATAATTCTAGTACAATAACAAGTAAAATAGCTACTACAAAAGGATTAAAAATAGCTGCTGTATCTAAAAGTAGTTATGCATCATACAATAAAAACTCAAAAACTTGGACTATTAAAAAAGTTCCTTCTAAAAAGACAATAACCTTAAAAATGAAAGTTCAAGCAACTAAAAAAGGAACTCAAAAAGTAAAAATTACTAATAATGGTAAATCTGAAATAAAATCCGTGAAAGTTGTTTAA
- a CDS encoding PINc/VapC family ATPase, with product MEDIENISKIVPDTSAIIEGIITKLIKENDLNYPEIIVPEAVVAELEYQTNKGHLIGRKGLNELKNLQKLAESGELAISFTGKRPNNYEISLSKTGEIDAIIRDIAKSELATLFTSDKILSEVAKAQGISVIYVEQVDKSQSELTIARYFDDETMSVHLKENVVPMAKKGKPGNINLVKLDSKPITYDYLEKLAEEIIEKSRHDFKTYLEVDEEGATVVQSREYRISIAKPPFSEGMEITAVRPVAEVSLEDYRLSDKLMDRLRNSANGILISGSPGAGKSTFAQAIAKFFSEDMNQIVKTMESPRDLQVGDEITQYAPLDGDMEKTADILLLVRPDFTIYDELRKNHDFAIFGDMRLAGVGMIGVVHATRPIDAIQRIAARVELGIIPSIVDTTIYIEDGEIKAIYETNLTVKVPSGMQEADLARPVIEVRDFETGDLKNEIYTYGEQTIVMDVDLVQSDKGSDGQKTKSAVDKIVEKEVIRAVKKVAPKANVKAELVSNDRIKIYVNERFIPKIIGKKGKRIDDLERKVGISIGVEPFESLKDEDLKKDYSSNDNRNYNNNNNNFESSFNDPIEDEEFEITYEISNKHLSLNMGYEHIGDEFDVSVNGEYLFTGTVGKKGLVRLKQGLEITDILLDAIDMDVPIMATFRHGNY from the coding sequence ATGGAAGATATAGAAAATATATCAAAGATAGTTCCTGATACTAGTGCTATTATTGAAGGAATTATTACTAAGCTTATTAAGGAAAACGATTTAAATTATCCTGAAATTATTGTTCCTGAAGCAGTAGTAGCTGAACTTGAATATCAAACTAATAAAGGTCATTTAATTGGTAGAAAAGGTTTAAATGAATTAAAAAACCTTCAAAAATTAGCTGAGTCTGGGGAATTAGCTATAAGTTTCACAGGTAAAAGACCTAATAATTATGAAATTTCTCTTTCTAAAACTGGGGAAATTGATGCTATTATCAGAGATATAGCTAAATCTGAATTAGCTACTTTATTCACTTCTGATAAAATTTTAAGTGAAGTAGCTAAAGCTCAAGGTATTTCAGTTATTTATGTAGAGCAAGTTGATAAATCCCAAAGTGAACTTACAATAGCTAGATACTTTGATGATGAAACTATGTCAGTTCATCTTAAAGAAAATGTTGTTCCAATGGCAAAAAAAGGAAAACCAGGTAACATTAATCTAGTAAAACTTGATTCTAAGCCAATTACTTATGATTATTTGGAAAAATTAGCTGAAGAAATTATTGAAAAATCTCGCCATGACTTTAAAACATACTTAGAAGTTGATGAAGAAGGAGCTACTGTTGTTCAATCTAGAGAATACAGGATTTCAATAGCTAAACCTCCTTTTTCAGAAGGAATGGAAATTACTGCTGTTAGACCAGTAGCTGAAGTTTCACTTGAGGATTATAGATTATCTGATAAATTAATGGATAGACTTAGAAATAGTGCTAACGGAATTCTTATTTCTGGTTCTCCAGGTGCAGGTAAAAGTACTTTTGCTCAAGCTATAGCTAAATTTTTCTCTGAAGATATGAATCAAATTGTTAAAACAATGGAGTCTCCACGTGATCTTCAAGTTGGGGATGAGATAACCCAATATGCTCCTCTTGATGGAGATATGGAAAAAACAGCCGATATTCTTCTTCTTGTTAGGCCTGATTTTACAATTTATGATGAACTTAGAAAGAATCATGATTTTGCTATATTTGGGGATATGCGATTAGCTGGTGTTGGAATGATTGGGGTTGTTCATGCTACTCGTCCTATTGATGCTATTCAAAGAATAGCTGCAAGAGTAGAGCTAGGTATAATTCCTTCTATTGTTGATACAACTATTTATATTGAAGATGGTGAAATTAAAGCTATTTATGAAACAAATCTTACAGTAAAAGTTCCTTCTGGTATGCAAGAAGCAGATCTTGCAAGACCTGTTATTGAAGTCCGTGATTTTGAAACAGGGGATTTAAAAAATGAAATCTATACTTATGGTGAACAAACCATTGTTATGGATGTTGATTTAGTTCAATCTGATAAAGGTAGTGATGGACAAAAAACAAAATCAGCTGTAGATAAAATTGTTGAAAAAGAAGTTATTAGAGCTGTTAAAAAAGTAGCTCCTAAAGCTAATGTTAAAGCTGAACTTGTTTCTAATGATAGGATAAAAATTTATGTTAATGAGCGATTCATTCCAAAAATCATTGGTAAGAAAGGTAAGAGAATCGATGACCTTGAAAGAAAAGTTGGAATTAGTATTGGTGTAGAACCTTTTGAATCTTTAAAAGATGAAGATTTAAAGAAAGATTATTCTAGTAATGATAATAGGAATTATAATAATAACAATAATAATTTTGAAAGTAGCTTTAATGATCCAATTGAAGATGAAGAATTTGAAATTACATATGAAATATCTAATAAACATTTAAGTTTAAATATGGGTTATGAACATATTGGTGATGAATTTGATGTTTCTGTTAATGGAGAATATCTTTTTACAGGCACTGTTGGTAAAAAAGGATTAGTAAGATTAAAACAAGGGCTTGAAATCACAGATATTCTTTTAGATGCTATTGATATGGATGTTCCAATTATGGCTACTTTTAGACATGGTAATTATTAA
- the hisI gene encoding phosphoribosyl-AMP cyclohydrolase: MKINFKHDVNGQKLVIAVAQDYKTSQVLMVAYMNKEALKKTLSTGIAHYWSTSRNKLWLKGESSGNTQKVKEVLTDCDMDAVVLKVDQTGAACHEGYYSCFFRELEIEKINESNTDLENLDEKDIKIIADRLFNPDDVYGKQ, translated from the coding sequence ATTAAAATTAATTTTAAACATGATGTTAATGGGCAGAAATTAGTAATAGCTGTTGCTCAAGATTATAAAACTTCTCAAGTTTTGATGGTAGCTTATATGAATAAAGAAGCTCTCAAGAAAACTTTATCTACTGGAATTGCTCACTATTGGAGTACTTCTCGTAATAAACTTTGGTTAAAAGGAGAAAGTTCAGGAAATACTCAAAAAGTAAAAGAAGTCCTTACTGACTGTGATATGGATGCTGTTGTATTGAAAGTAGATCAAACAGGTGCAGCTTGTCATGAAGGATATTACTCTTGTTTCTTTAGAGAACTTGAAATCGAAAAAATCAATGAATCTAATACTGATTTAGAAAATTTAGATGAAAAAGATATTAAAATAATAGCTGATAGACTTTTCAATCCTGATGATGTTTATGGAAAGCAATGA
- a CDS encoding DUF2162 domain-containing protein codes for MNPMDILWQAGVIAAIIVFGVKIGLGSAMANLSKKAMLLLIAIYGIGIYIATQIASIYSSQFTNFVISYNTPIFIAMSIIMIIAGLTTIREWKVHNCNTSTTSALAVIAPSPCCFISITITAIFVAPIMGLSIGELSPIIAIILALVIIISYFCANIIVKFIKKPYPIILGNFMLFLGVYFLLAAFLLPNLINGFKMIMKPIGLVDANLIIYLIPVIFVLMIIGVLLSKRNSFLKN; via the coding sequence ATGAATCCAATGGATATTTTATGGCAAGCAGGTGTAATTGCTGCAATTATAGTTTTTGGTGTTAAAATTGGTTTAGGTTCAGCTATGGCTAACCTTTCAAAAAAAGCTATGTTATTACTTATAGCTATTTATGGTATTGGGATCTATATAGCTACACAAATTGCTTCAATTTATTCAAGTCAATTTACTAACTTTGTTATTTCATACAATACTCCTATATTTATAGCTATGTCAATTATAATGATTATAGCTGGTTTAACTACAATTAGGGAATGGAAGGTTCATAATTGCAATACTTCAACCACATCTGCACTTGCAGTAATTGCCCCTTCTCCTTGTTGTTTTATATCTATAACAATAACAGCTATTTTTGTTGCTCCTATAATGGGATTGTCTATAGGAGAGTTAAGTCCTATAATTGCAATAATTTTGGCTTTAGTGATTATTATTTCATATTTTTGTGCAAATATAATTGTTAAATTTATAAAGAAACCATATCCAATTATACTTGGAAATTTCATGCTTTTTTTAGGTGTTTACTTTTTATTAGCTGCTTTTTTACTTCCAAACTTAATAAATGGATTCAAAATGATAATGAAACCTATTGGTTTAGTTGATGCAAATTTAATAATATATTTAATACCAGTTATATTTGTTTTAATGATTATCGGAGTTTTACTTTCTAAAAGAAATAGTTTCTTAAAAAATTAG
- a CDS encoding FmdE family protein: protein MNEIFDEQLEIAKNFHGEICGGVLTGTKMSIYAIDRFNFNFNEKNSELISVVEIDRCVYDAVQAITQGSTGTKSVKLIDYGKFAVTFFNKKTKEAFRLTDIDASSTVNTGETLNERTERYKNTPTEELFKIEDVIINFDEHNLPGMPTIKKRCSVCNEVVLDNKHSLINGKAICQSCLNGSYYEIIDKK from the coding sequence ATGAATGAAATTTTTGATGAACAATTAGAAATAGCTAAAAATTTCCATGGAGAAATATGTGGTGGAGTTTTAACAGGAACTAAAATGTCAATTTATGCAATTGATAGATTTAATTTTAATTTCAATGAAAAAAATTCTGAATTAATATCTGTTGTTGAAATTGATCGTTGTGTTTATGATGCTGTTCAAGCTATTACACAGGGATCAACAGGGACTAAATCAGTTAAATTAATTGATTATGGCAAATTTGCAGTAACATTTTTCAATAAAAAAACTAAAGAAGCTTTTAGATTAACTGATATTGATGCTAGCTCAACCGTAAATACTGGTGAAACTTTAAATGAAAGAACTGAAAGATATAAGAATACTCCAACCGAAGAATTATTTAAAATTGAAGATGTTATAATTAATTTTGATGAGCATAATTTACCTGGAATGCCAACAATCAAAAAAAGATGTTCTGTTTGCAATGAAGTAGTTTTAGATAATAAACATTCTTTAATTAATGGTAAAGCTATTTGTCAATCTTGTTTAAATGGTTCGTATTATGAAATAATTGATAAGAAATAA
- a CDS encoding DUF2149 domain-containing protein, whose product MVRSKRNRRSSRTEEDPMAGATNLVDAMLVISVGLLVFLVMSWNMQSIVFDTDMTPEEKKSTMEKIKTVSEVKQGKEIDNNINSSNSSGKGYVEMGKVYKDPKTGKLIMVE is encoded by the coding sequence ATGGTTAGGTCCAAAAGAAACAGGAGGTCTTCAAGAACTGAAGAGGATCCAATGGCAGGTGCTACAAACCTTGTTGATGCAATGCTTGTAATATCTGTAGGCTTATTAGTTTTCCTTGTTATGTCGTGGAATATGCAATCTATAGTTTTTGATACAGATATGACTCCAGAAGAAAAAAAGTCAACTATGGAAAAAATAAAAACTGTATCTGAAGTAAAGCAGGGAAAAGAAATTGATAATAATATTAATTCATCTAATAGTTCTGGAAAAGGATATGTTGAGATGGGAAAAGTTTACAAAGACCCTAAAACGGGAAAATTAATTATGGTTGAATAA
- a CDS encoding right-handed parallel beta-helix repeat-containing protein translates to MDKLNIIKNNRIKYIIISIIFIIFIFNFISPNYSATIKVENNATNQEIQDLINHSNSGDIIQFKKGVYNNISLIINKKLTLKGNGTTIITKNSQDNNGTVINVNNTFGFYFTKSALGSSLIGFNIISNSDYAVIVNSSSLTMTSNKINENQNGTVVGGSKKGGVLFYNSKDSKVNSNTIANFGGYGINIINSKNIKISLSNIINNSNSGILIFKSSNILINNSSVSNNKNHGIEVILSNYTTIINNKIEKNYDGIFLSNTKITNITNNFINNNKRNGINLNDITERSYIISNTISKNANGIQLNGKSINDFVYLNIIKDQRQTADTDLDVFETGNGIVIGDNYDPTSNFNIEYNTIQNNENFGVKNKPQFDEIPIGPNYYGNNGNHICPRILASFLTNINGKLIWGRVDTGYTIDSDGRIVPPVGPNTGPIKPTNPTNPNNNGLNNINSGSNGNSINPSNQNVTNNGKIENNTNSSKKINSTDSQYSVGDSGKPLLSKAYEIISNQISGSNGENALLPFLVLFAIIGVFVFGYLKKRKI, encoded by the coding sequence ATGGATAAATTAAATATAATAAAAAATAATAGAATTAAATATATAATCATATCGATAATTTTTATTATTTTTATATTTAATTTCATTTCTCCTAATTACTCTGCAACAATAAAAGTTGAGAATAACGCCACTAATCAAGAAATACAAGACTTAATTAATCATTCAAACTCAGGAGATATAATTCAATTTAAAAAAGGTGTTTATAACAATATATCACTGATAATAAATAAAAAATTAACCTTAAAAGGTAATGGAACAACAATTATCACAAAAAATTCACAAGATAATAATGGAACTGTAATAAATGTAAATAATACTTTTGGTTTTTATTTTACAAAAAGTGCTTTAGGTAGCTCATTAATTGGTTTTAATATAATCAGTAATTCTGACTATGCAGTAATAGTTAATTCCTCATCATTGACAATGACCTCAAATAAAATTAATGAAAATCAGAATGGAACAGTAGTGGGAGGATCAAAAAAAGGTGGAGTATTGTTTTATAATAGTAAAGATTCAAAAGTAAACAGTAACACAATAGCTAATTTTGGAGGTTATGGAATAAATATCATAAACTCTAAAAATATCAAGATTTCATTATCTAATATAATTAATAATAGTAATTCAGGAATATTAATATTTAAATCATCAAATATTCTCATTAATAATAGCTCAGTATCAAATAATAAGAATCATGGAATTGAAGTAATCCTTTCAAATTATACCACAATTATTAATAATAAAATTGAAAAGAATTATGATGGAATATTTTTATCAAACACAAAAATAACTAATATCACCAATAATTTCATTAATAATAATAAAAGAAATGGAATAAATCTTAATGATATAACAGAAAGAAGTTATATTATCAGTAATACTATTTCTAAAAATGCAAATGGAATTCAATTAAATGGTAAATCAATCAATGATTTTGTTTATCTAAATATTATTAAAGATCAAAGGCAAACAGCCGATACTGATCTAGATGTTTTTGAAACAGGAAATGGTATTGTAATTGGAGATAATTACGATCCTACTTCAAATTTTAACATTGAATACAATACAATCCAAAATAATGAAAATTTTGGTGTTAAAAATAAACCACAGTTTGATGAAATACCCATTGGACCTAATTATTATGGAAACAATGGAAATCATATATGTCCAAGAATACTTGCATCTTTTCTCACAAATATTAATGGTAAGTTAATATGGGGTAGGGTAGATACGGGTTATACAATAGATTCTGATGGAAGAATAGTTCCTCCAGTTGGTCCAAATACAGGTCCAATAAAACCGACAAACCCAACAAATCCAAATAATAATGGCCTTAATAATATTAACTCTGGTTCAAATGGAAATTCAATTAATCCTTCTAATCAAAATGTAACTAATAATGGAAAAATAGAGAATAATACAAATAGCTCTAAAAAAATTAATAGTACTGATAGTCAATACTCTGTAGGAGATAGTGGAAAACCATTATTAAGTAAAGCATATGAAATTATATCAAATCAAATAAGTGGATCTAATGGAGAAAACGCATTACTCCCTTTTTTAGTACTTTTTGCAATAATTGGAGTATTTGTTTTTGGATATTTAAAAAAGAGAAAAATATAA
- a CDS encoding MotA/TolQ/ExbB proton channel family protein, translating to MVLNIPGSGILTSTLNVISQSLLIPVIILLLIFAVYAVITIGSLISEYSSRKKVPISTMKKLIHDISLAENVEVAKNAISLSEIPEKQKEDLLDLISSKDLSKESLEALARKLIENEENLIDKILEKTDIMARIGPTLGLMGTLIPMGPGLAALGSGDINGLANAIIVAFDTTVVGIGAGGIGYFVSKIRKRWYDDYLSNLDALSDAVLDFMKKNHPD from the coding sequence ATGGTCTTAAATATTCCAGGTAGTGGGATTTTAACTTCTACTTTAAATGTAATTTCTCAAAGCTTATTAATTCCTGTAATAATTCTTTTGTTAATATTTGCTGTTTATGCAGTTATAACAATTGGAAGTCTTATTTCAGAATATAGTTCGAGAAAAAAAGTACCAATTTCAACGATGAAAAAGTTAATTCATGATATTTCTTTAGCTGAAAATGTTGAAGTAGCAAAAAATGCAATTAGTCTTTCAGAAATTCCTGAAAAACAAAAAGAAGATTTATTAGATTTAATATCTTCAAAAGATTTATCTAAAGAATCACTTGAAGCTTTAGCTAGAAAATTAATTGAAAATGAAGAAAATTTAATTGATAAAATTCTTGAAAAAACTGACATAATGGCTCGTATTGGTCCTACTCTTGGGTTAATGGGAACTTTAATTCCTATGGGTCCTGGTCTTGCAGCTTTAGGTAGTGGAGATATTAATGGTTTAGCTAATGCAATTATTGTTGCTTTTGATACAACTGTTGTAGGTATTGGTGCTGGTGGAATAGGATATTTTGTATCTAAAATAAGAAAAAGATGGTATGATGATTATTTATCTAATTTAGATGCATTATCAGATGCTGTATTAGATTTTATGAAAAAGAATCATCCTGACTAA